A single region of the Silene latifolia isolate original U9 population chromosome 8, ASM4854445v1, whole genome shotgun sequence genome encodes:
- the LOC141595035 gene encoding uncharacterized protein LOC141595035: MDCPAFGSLYTWCNKQDPSTRVYLIKNQTQGPWVICGDFNTILSPTERLGGHSTEEEIEDFKQCVDECEVMDCPASGSLYTWCNKQDPSTRVYSRLDRVLVNQMWLTDNPLAYAHFYCEGTFDHTPCVVQEQCDGHKKRRSFRYLNMWSQSVDFKSCVQEHWSRTWPGTKMYNLVHKLKNLKGPLKNLNKTDFDDIENNAARARMYLESIQEKLRIDPNNPELIHMEIDAASSVRFLDDACYTFLVQKSKVTWVDKGDSNNRYFHSVIKTRQVRSKVMKIEDSKGVLCEDITQIQAAFIAFYTELLGTSSPASKVSQNVV, encoded by the coding sequence ATGGATTGTCCAGCTTTTGGATCTCTTTATACTTGGTGCAACAAGCAAGATCCTTCCACCAGAGTTTACCTAATTAAAAATCAGACTCAGGGACCTTGGGTTATTTGTGGTGATTTTAACACCATCCTTAGTCCAACTGAAAGGCTTGGTGGTCACAGCACAGAGGAAGAAATTGAGGATTTTAAGCAATGTGTTGATGAGTGTGAAGTGATGGATTGTCCAGCTTCTGGATCTCTTTATACTTGGTGCAACAAGCAAGATCCTTCCACCAGAGTTTATAGCCGTCTTGATAGAGTTTTAGTTAATCAGATGTGGCTCACTGATAATCCTCTTGCCTATGCTCACTTTTATTGTGAAGGCACGTTTGATCATACACCTTGTGTGGTGCAAGAACAATGTGATGGCCATAAGAAGAGGAGAAGCTTTAGATATCTCAACATGTGGAGTCAATCTGTTGACTTCAAATCTTGTGTCCAAGAGCATTGGAGTAGAACTTGGCCTGGGACCAAAATGTACAACTTAGTTCACAAGCTTAAAAATCTTAAAGGGCCACTTAAGAATCTCAACAAGACTGATTTTGATGATATTGAGAACAATGCTGCCAGGGCCAGGATGTATCTTGAATCCATTCAGGAGAAGTTAAGGATTGATCCTAATAATCCTGAGCTAATTCACATGGAGATTGATGCTGCCAGCAGTGTGAGATTTCTGGATGATGCTTGTTATACTTTCTTGGTTCAGAAATCCAAAGTCACATGGGTGGATAAAGGTGATAGCAACAATAGATATTTCCACAGTGTGATTAAAACCAGACAAGTGAGGAGTAAAGTTATGAAAATTGAAGATAGCAAGGGTGTGCTGTGTGAGGATATTACTCAAATTCAGGCTGCTTTTATTGCGTTTTATACTGAGTTACTTGGCACCAGCTCACCTGCTTCAAAAGTATCTCAAAATGTGGTTTAG